A single region of the Pseudonocardia alni genome encodes:
- a CDS encoding type IV secretory system conjugative DNA transfer family protein, whose amino-acid sequence MTRTRAPRPWAEDLALPVTALGFALFATLVVEIAAVMTGLLSGAPRLLLVGFGDLTALIRSSLGATPPPDSTLAYLTRQSTLFLSCTVAAAIVLAAAAAVLGRWWWRSWGPTKPGHATRAQIRAELSLRACRTSATRLRPSLTPAEIRTAAPGEVGIPLPTGPTGPLWAPLETTTGTLAPTQTGKSRRWLTPLCLEAPGALLCSTTKPDLLMLTALARSRRPMPGPILVFDLTGTVNWPAKLRWSPLRGCDDDITAWDRARMLVEASALAVETGDGRGSGNDRVFRQRAVGVVGAYLLAAALSGGDLARLAAWATDREAARSAVTILQGHVRYRAYGDALEAELNMVPQTADAVWLSVRRALAPFADRRIRELCNHSPAGSYDVERFIASGGSLYLVAAENDAHAAPVMTTIVAEWIDTAREMGLRYPKKRLDPPATAVLDELPAATPVPDLPTTQADSLSRGVIIHWAAQSKAQLETTYGPQKAVTLLDNSSLMAVWGGLKDPSTLQWLSTILGEHERTRLQEPTGGLWNGARGATRSHERIHTYQPAEVRTLDRGQVLLVFRHLLAIQARTVDPFDRPDGAQLRRDVDTIESGRIPIDAHGYPVSGTHLPRPEPRPSPYPGSRPLHW is encoded by the coding sequence ATGACCCGAACTCGCGCTCCCCGGCCCTGGGCCGAAGATCTCGCGTTGCCGGTGACCGCGCTCGGGTTCGCTCTGTTCGCCACACTCGTGGTCGAGATCGCCGCGGTGATGACCGGGCTGCTGTCGGGCGCGCCCCGGCTGCTCCTGGTCGGCTTCGGCGACCTGACCGCGCTCATCCGCTCCTCCCTCGGCGCCACACCACCCCCGGACAGCACCCTCGCGTACCTGACCCGTCAATCCACCCTGTTCCTGTCCTGCACCGTCGCCGCCGCGATCGTGCTGGCCGCCGCGGCCGCGGTGCTCGGGCGGTGGTGGTGGCGCAGCTGGGGACCGACCAAGCCCGGGCACGCCACCCGAGCCCAGATCCGCGCTGAGCTGTCCCTGCGCGCATGCCGCACCTCCGCGACCCGCCTGCGCCCCTCGTTGACCCCGGCCGAGATCCGGACCGCCGCCCCGGGGGAGGTCGGGATCCCGCTGCCCACCGGCCCGACCGGCCCTCTGTGGGCGCCGCTGGAGACCACCACCGGCACCCTGGCACCGACCCAGACCGGGAAGTCGCGCCGCTGGCTCACCCCGCTGTGCCTGGAAGCGCCCGGCGCGCTGCTGTGCTCGACCACCAAGCCCGACCTGCTCATGCTGACCGCGCTGGCCCGATCCCGGCGCCCCATGCCGGGCCCGATCCTGGTGTTCGACCTGACCGGCACCGTGAACTGGCCGGCGAAACTGCGCTGGTCACCGCTACGCGGCTGCGACGACGACATCACAGCCTGGGACCGCGCCCGCATGCTCGTCGAGGCATCCGCGCTCGCGGTGGAGACCGGAGACGGACGCGGCTCGGGCAACGACCGGGTCTTCCGCCAGCGCGCCGTCGGCGTGGTCGGCGCCTACCTCCTCGCCGCCGCCCTGTCCGGCGGCGACCTCGCCCGCCTCGCCGCCTGGGCCACCGACCGCGAGGCCGCCCGCTCCGCGGTCACCATCCTGCAGGGCCATGTCCGCTACCGGGCCTACGGCGATGCCCTCGAGGCCGAGTTGAACATGGTCCCCCAGACCGCCGACGCGGTCTGGCTCTCGGTCCGTCGCGCTCTGGCCCCGTTCGCCGACCGCCGGATCCGCGAGCTCTGCAACCACTCCCCCGCAGGCTCCTATGACGTCGAGCGGTTCATCGCCTCCGGCGGATCGCTGTACCTGGTCGCCGCCGAGAACGACGCCCATGCCGCACCCGTCATGACCACCATCGTCGCCGAATGGATCGACACCGCCCGCGAGATGGGGCTGCGCTACCCGAAGAAGCGACTCGACCCACCCGCCACGGCTGTCCTCGACGAGCTCCCCGCCGCCACACCGGTACCGGACCTCCCGACCACCCAGGCCGACTCCCTGAGCCGGGGCGTCATCATCCACTGGGCAGCACAGTCCAAAGCACAGCTGGAAACCACATACGGGCCGCAGAAGGCGGTCACGCTGCTCGACAACAGCTCGCTGATGGCCGTCTGGGGAGGATTGAAGGACCCCTCCACTCTGCAGTGGCTCTCCACCATCCTCGGCGAGCACGAACGCACCCGGCTGCAGGAACCGACCGGCGGGCTCTGGAACGGAGCCCGCGGCGCGACCCGCAGCCACGAGCGCATCCACACCTACCAGCCGGCCGAGGTTCGTACCCTCGACCGCGGCCAGGTCCTGCTCGTGTTCCGCCACCTGCTCGCGATCCAAGCCCGCACCGTCGACCCCTTTGACCGCCCCGACGGAGCACAGCTCCGCCGCGACGTCGACACCATCGAAAGCGGCAGAATCCCCATCGACGCCCACGGCTATCCCGTCTCGGGGACGCATCTGCCCCGGCCCGAGCCCCGACCGAGCCCCTACCCCGGCAGCCGGCCGCTCCACTGGTGA
- a CDS encoding alkaline phosphatase PhoX, with the protein MRRTGQLGLGIAVTGPVHGLLGAAGIAAQPSAATGYGPLVDDPNGMLALPEGFSYRVVTQAGKTRLYSEHASPGIHDGAAAFPAPDGNVLVVLNHEVRGGPDDGGAVPHLRGYTWREDAGGGCTVVKTTPDGELIWETVALAGTSTNCAGGVTPWGTWLTCEETDKDGHGYVFEVDPVDLQANRDPQPIKALGRFVHEACCVDPDTLTIYLTEDTSNPYGTVYRWTPPTGFRGRSGALKALDVDAGELAAMAATDQAGNLVDDLDQGDTVGTSYTVEWVPIADRDAGQGSVRSIDGITRAKKLEGAWWADHEGAPGAYLVSSFSDSHHGQIWHYDPAASTLTLTTVFAVEADGETVEAPDNIVAAPFGGLIVSTDGDGDDHLAGVADDGTAYPIARSQMGSEFTGPTFSPDGKVLFAGIQQPGVLLAITGPWQPDRPPGGTSAQRPFETDSTPTRSAR; encoded by the coding sequence TTGCGCCGCACCGGACAGCTCGGCCTCGGCATCGCCGTGACCGGCCCCGTCCACGGCCTGCTCGGCGCCGCAGGCATCGCCGCCCAACCAAGCGCAGCCACCGGTTACGGGCCCCTCGTCGACGACCCGAACGGCATGCTCGCGCTGCCCGAGGGGTTCTCCTACCGAGTGGTCACCCAGGCCGGGAAGACCCGCCTCTACTCCGAGCACGCCTCCCCCGGGATCCACGACGGTGCCGCCGCGTTCCCAGCCCCGGACGGGAACGTGCTCGTCGTGCTCAACCACGAGGTCCGCGGCGGCCCCGACGACGGCGGCGCCGTCCCGCACCTGCGCGGCTACACCTGGCGCGAGGACGCCGGCGGCGGCTGCACCGTCGTCAAGACCACCCCCGACGGCGAGCTCATCTGGGAGACCGTCGCACTCGCCGGGACCTCCACCAACTGCGCTGGCGGGGTCACCCCCTGGGGCACCTGGCTGACCTGCGAGGAGACCGACAAGGACGGTCACGGCTACGTCTTCGAGGTCGACCCGGTCGACCTGCAGGCCAACCGAGACCCGCAGCCGATCAAAGCCCTCGGCCGGTTCGTCCACGAGGCCTGCTGCGTCGACCCCGACACCCTCACCATCTACCTGACCGAGGACACCTCCAACCCCTACGGCACCGTCTATCGGTGGACCCCACCCACCGGGTTCCGCGGCCGCAGCGGCGCGCTCAAGGCCCTCGACGTCGACGCCGGTGAGCTCGCCGCGATGGCCGCCACCGACCAGGCCGGGAACCTCGTCGACGACCTGGACCAGGGCGACACCGTCGGCACCTCCTACACCGTCGAGTGGGTTCCCATCGCCGACCGCGACGCCGGGCAGGGCTCGGTGCGCTCGATCGATGGGATCACCCGGGCGAAAAAGCTCGAGGGCGCCTGGTGGGCCGACCACGAGGGCGCCCCCGGCGCCTACCTGGTCTCCAGCTTCTCCGACTCCCACCACGGCCAGATCTGGCACTACGACCCCGCCGCCTCGACACTGACGCTGACCACGGTGTTCGCTGTGGAAGCGGATGGGGAGACCGTCGAGGCACCGGACAACATCGTCGCCGCCCCGTTCGGCGGGCTGATCGTGTCCACCGACGGCGACGGCGACGACCACCTCGCCGGCGTCGCCGACGACGGGACCGCCTACCCCATCGCCCGCAGCCAGATGGGCTCGGAGTTCACCGGCCCCACCTTCTCCCCCGACGGGAAGGTGCTCTTCGCCGGGATCCAGCAACCAGGGGTGCTGTTAGCGATCACCGGCCCCTGGCAGCCCGACCGACCTCCAGGTGGGACATCTGCGCAGCGGCCCTTCGAGACCGACTCGACCCCGACCAGGAGCGCCCGATGA